The Kineococcus endophyticus genome contains a region encoding:
- a CDS encoding PAS domain-containing protein — MGPISDDDSLSREHHVRRRAEQVRADLADLWGDEPPPGPDPEMTSLVDSLALDDDHGRQLGLLVQGDAVPFHVLVRLMLTSPLGQAVIPELPASVRARIDLAAATVDPVGFRAWTATRGLPQTPSGAFAMHLSPEVVDLDERVSGLLGFPSRQHRLSWDDTLRHVHPEDQERVSKTTREAFAKASSLSLRFRVLQSDGSVRWLSTVGHALTGEDGDTEQIVGFTMPSP; from the coding sequence GTGGGTCCGATCAGCGACGACGACAGCCTGTCGCGCGAGCACCACGTCCGGCGACGGGCGGAACAGGTGCGGGCGGACCTCGCCGACCTCTGGGGGGACGAACCACCCCCCGGACCGGACCCCGAGATGACGTCGCTCGTCGACAGCCTCGCCCTCGACGACGACCACGGCCGCCAGCTCGGGCTGCTCGTGCAGGGGGACGCCGTCCCCTTCCACGTGCTCGTCCGGTTGATGCTGACGAGCCCGCTGGGGCAGGCCGTGATCCCCGAGCTGCCGGCCTCGGTGCGCGCCCGCATCGACCTCGCCGCCGCGACCGTCGACCCGGTCGGCTTCCGCGCGTGGACGGCGACGCGGGGGTTGCCCCAGACCCCCTCCGGCGCCTTCGCCATGCACCTGTCGCCCGAGGTCGTCGACCTCGACGAACGCGTCAGCGGCCTGCTCGGGTTCCCCTCCCGCCAGCACCGGTTGTCCTGGGACGACACCCTCCGGCACGTCCACCCGGAGGACCAGGAGCGGGTGTCGAAGACGACCCGCGAAGCGTTCGCCAAGGCGTCCTCGCTCAGCCTGCGCTTCCGCGTGCTGCAGTCCGACGGCTCGGTCCGGTGGCTGTCCACGGTCGGGCACGCCCTCACCGGGGAGGACGGCGACACCGAGCAGATCGTCGGTTTCACGATGCCCAGCCCGTAG
- a CDS encoding TasA family protein — protein sequence MSRKQTATGAARHAGVLKTVAGIAATAVAGIAITSSGVYALLKAEAFNSTAEQVSAGTLLLTLGSSGSSVGFSQAIANLAPGDVATRFVQVANTGTLDGANLNLALSDQSTVTALTTDAVKGLQVTVQSCTVAWTWTPSGTPACSGTAGAAIAQPAATFKATAQTLAPTFAAGGTQYYKVSLGLPASISEVSTNGVVAPGSVQGLSSSLRWTFTMDQRASVSLNS from the coding sequence ATGAGCCGCAAGCAGACCGCGACCGGCGCCGCCCGTCACGCGGGCGTGCTCAAGACCGTCGCCGGCATCGCCGCCACCGCGGTCGCCGGCATCGCCATCACGTCCAGCGGGGTCTACGCCCTGCTCAAGGCGGAAGCCTTCAACAGCACCGCCGAGCAGGTCAGCGCCGGAACCCTGCTGCTGACCCTCGGCTCCAGCGGCAGCAGCGTCGGTTTCTCGCAGGCCATCGCGAACCTCGCCCCCGGGGACGTCGCGACGCGCTTCGTCCAGGTCGCCAACACCGGGACGCTCGACGGCGCCAACCTGAACCTCGCCCTGTCGGACCAGTCCACGGTGACCGCCTTGACCACCGACGCGGTGAAGGGCCTGCAGGTCACCGTCCAGTCCTGCACGGTCGCCTGGACGTGGACGCCGTCCGGCACGCCGGCGTGCAGCGGGACGGCCGGCGCCGCCATCGCCCAGCCGGCCGCGACCTTCAAGGCGACCGCTCAAACCCTGGCGCCCACCTTCGCCGCGGGCGGCACGCAGTACTACAAGGTGTCCCTCGGCCTGCCCGCGAGCATCTCCGAGGTGTCGACCAACGGTGTCGTGGCACCGGGGTCCGTCCAGGGCCTGTCGTCCTCGCTGCGGTGGACCTTCACCATGGACCAGCGCGCGTCCGTCTCGCTCAACAGCTGA
- a CDS encoding S24/S26 family peptidase: MEVVPVVVVPVAPRASARRTLRPVGRALLTTVQVGLLLFATTLVCAHLVTGLTLHAVLSDSMKPSFAAGDHLVTVERDALSLRAGQVPLLTFADGTTRAHRILQVLPERGIVRVLTRGDANTATDLWTSIDAEAPVPVVLATAPAVPAPVTAAVAALHANPLPAALAIGLGGLGLTAWAVRRQYVRLRDCTCERCRDRHAPQHLDPALHTEEIR, from the coding sequence ATGGAGGTGGTCCCGGTGGTCGTCGTCCCCGTCGCTCCGCGGGCCTCCGCCCGGCGCACGCTGCGTCCCGTGGGCCGAGCCCTGCTGACGACCGTCCAGGTCGGTCTGCTGCTCTTCGCCACGACGCTGGTGTGCGCGCACCTCGTCACCGGCCTGACGCTGCACGCGGTCCTGTCCGACTCGATGAAGCCCAGCTTCGCCGCCGGCGACCACCTCGTGACCGTCGAGCGCGACGCCCTGTCGCTGCGGGCCGGGCAGGTGCCGCTGCTGACCTTCGCCGACGGCACCACCCGCGCCCACCGCATCCTCCAGGTCCTGCCCGAACGCGGCATCGTCCGCGTCCTGACCCGTGGTGACGCCAACACCGCGACCGACCTGTGGACGTCGATCGACGCCGAGGCACCGGTCCCCGTGGTCCTCGCGACGGCACCCGCCGTGCCCGCCCCCGTCACCGCCGCCGTGGCCGCCCTGCACGCCAACCCCCTGCCCGCGGCCCTGGCCATCGGCCTCGGCGGACTGGGGCTGACGGCGTGGGCCGTCCGCCGGCAGTACGTGCGGCTGCGCGACTGCACCTGCGAGCGCTGCCGCGACCGGCACGCCCCCCAGCACCTCGACCCCGCCCTGCACACCGAGGAGATCCGATGA
- a CDS encoding DEAD/DEAH box helicase: MTTLAPTLPELLPTPTDGTAADPDAVLEAFTEWVSGRGIALYPAQEEALLEVVSGANVVLATPTGSGKSLVAAGAHAAALAAGIRSFYTAPLKALVSEKFFALIEVFGAQNVGMMTGDASVNPGAPIVCCTAEVLANLALRSGAFADVGQVVMDEFHFYADPDRGWAWQVPLIELPQAQFLLMSATLGDVTALRDDLSRRTGRATALVTSVERPVPLHYSYATTPLQETVEELLQTDRAPVYVVHSTQAAAVEQAQALTSAKIATREQRDAIAEAIGAFRFAAGFGKVLSRLLRMGVGVHHAGMLPKYRRLVETLAQAGLLKVICGTDTLGVGINVPIRTVLFGGLTKFDGRRNRHYRVREFHQIAGRAGRAGFDTAGTVVVQAPEHEVENARRVAKAGDDPKKQKRVQRVKAPEGFISWSQQTMDKLVTGEPEQLTSHFRVTTSMLLNVLQRPGNPVEAARHLLLDNHEPRKNQLKHVRRAVELFRALLDAGIVETLPEPLADGRQVRLVADLQLDFALNQPLSPFALAVVDDLLDPASPTYALDVVSVIEATLDEPMKVLLAQKSKAKGDAVQRMKADGIEYEERMELLEDVEWPQPLAEELRAAYETYRSGNPWVGDYEVRPKSVVRDMYERAMTFGDYVAYYQLARSEGLVLRYLSDAYKALKQTVPDDARTEELTDLVEWLGEVVRQTDSSLLAEWEALRDGVDVAEVENVVAPQEDEAPPVTANARAFRVLVRNGMFRFVELCALDRPAALAALDGSPDEDTWADQLDAYYEEHETIGTGPDARGPHLLQVDDGSGPDPKGSARNWYVRQVLEDPAGDRDWGIVAEVDLDASDEAGTAVLRVAGLLRL, encoded by the coding sequence ATGACGACCCTCGCGCCCACGCTCCCCGAGCTCCTGCCCACCCCGACCGACGGCACGGCCGCCGACCCCGACGCCGTCCTGGAGGCCTTCACCGAGTGGGTCAGCGGTCGCGGCATCGCGCTCTACCCCGCGCAGGAGGAGGCGCTGCTCGAGGTGGTCTCCGGGGCCAACGTCGTGCTCGCCACCCCCACCGGGTCCGGCAAGTCCCTCGTCGCCGCCGGCGCCCACGCCGCGGCGCTCGCGGCGGGGATCCGCTCGTTCTACACGGCGCCGCTCAAGGCGCTGGTGAGCGAGAAGTTCTTCGCCCTCATCGAGGTCTTCGGCGCGCAGAACGTCGGGATGATGACGGGCGACGCGTCCGTGAACCCGGGCGCGCCGATCGTCTGCTGCACCGCCGAGGTCCTCGCGAACCTCGCGCTGCGCTCGGGCGCCTTCGCCGACGTCGGCCAGGTCGTCATGGACGAGTTCCACTTCTACGCCGACCCCGACCGCGGCTGGGCCTGGCAGGTCCCGCTGATCGAGCTGCCGCAGGCGCAGTTCCTCCTGATGTCCGCGACCCTCGGCGACGTCACCGCGCTGCGCGACGACCTCAGCCGCCGCACGGGCCGCGCGACCGCGCTCGTGACGTCGGTGGAACGGCCCGTCCCGCTGCACTACTCCTACGCCACGACGCCGCTGCAGGAGACGGTCGAGGAACTCCTCCAGACCGACCGCGCCCCCGTCTACGTCGTGCACTCCACGCAGGCCGCGGCCGTCGAGCAGGCGCAGGCCCTCACGAGCGCGAAGATCGCCACCCGAGAGCAGCGCGACGCCATCGCCGAGGCCATCGGCGCGTTCCGGTTCGCCGCCGGGTTCGGCAAGGTCCTGTCCCGGTTGCTGCGGATGGGCGTCGGCGTCCACCACGCCGGGATGCTGCCCAAGTACCGCCGGCTCGTGGAGACGCTGGCCCAGGCCGGGCTGCTCAAGGTGATCTGCGGCACCGACACGCTCGGCGTCGGGATCAACGTCCCCATCCGCACCGTGCTGTTCGGGGGGCTGACGAAGTTCGACGGCCGCCGCAACCGGCACTACCGGGTGCGGGAGTTCCACCAGATCGCCGGCCGCGCCGGCCGCGCCGGGTTCGACACCGCCGGTACCGTCGTCGTGCAGGCCCCCGAGCACGAGGTCGAGAACGCGCGCCGCGTCGCCAAGGCCGGGGACGACCCGAAGAAGCAGAAGCGCGTCCAGCGGGTCAAGGCGCCGGAGGGTTTCATCTCCTGGTCGCAGCAGACGATGGACAAGCTCGTCACGGGGGAACCCGAGCAGCTCACCTCCCACTTCCGGGTGACCACCTCGATGCTGCTGAACGTCCTGCAGCGGCCGGGGAACCCCGTGGAGGCCGCGCGGCACCTGCTGCTGGACAACCACGAACCCCGCAAGAACCAGCTCAAGCACGTCCGCCGCGCCGTGGAGCTGTTCCGCGCGCTGCTCGACGCCGGCATCGTGGAGACGCTGCCCGAACCCCTGGCCGACGGCCGGCAGGTGCGGCTCGTCGCCGACCTGCAGCTCGACTTCGCCCTCAACCAGCCGCTGTCGCCGTTCGCGCTCGCCGTCGTCGACGACCTGCTGGACCCCGCGTCACCGACGTACGCGCTCGACGTCGTGTCCGTCATCGAGGCGACGCTCGACGAACCGATGAAGGTGCTGCTGGCCCAGAAGTCGAAGGCCAAGGGCGATGCGGTGCAGCGCATGAAGGCCGACGGCATCGAGTACGAGGAGCGCATGGAACTCCTCGAGGACGTCGAGTGGCCGCAGCCGCTGGCCGAGGAACTGCGCGCGGCGTACGAGACGTACCGGTCCGGGAACCCCTGGGTCGGCGACTACGAGGTGCGCCCCAAGTCCGTCGTGCGCGACATGTACGAGCGGGCCATGACGTTCGGCGACTACGTCGCGTACTACCAGCTCGCCCGTTCCGAGGGCCTCGTCCTGCGGTACCTGTCCGACGCCTACAAGGCGCTCAAGCAGACCGTCCCCGACGACGCCCGCACCGAGGAGCTCACCGACCTCGTCGAGTGGCTCGGGGAAGTGGTGCGGCAGACCGACTCCTCGCTCCTCGCCGAGTGGGAGGCGCTGCGCGACGGCGTCGACGTCGCCGAGGTGGAGAACGTCGTCGCGCCGCAGGAGGACGAGGCCCCGCCCGTCACCGCCAACGCGCGCGCCTTCCGCGTCCTGGTGCGCAACGGGATGTTCCGGTTCGTCGAGCTGTGCGCCCTGGACCGCCCCGCCGCCCTCGCCGCGCTCGACGGGTCCCCCGACGAGGACACGTGGGCCGACCAGCTCGACGCGTACTACGAGGAGCACGAGACGATCGGGACCGGCCCCGACGCGCGCGGCCCGCACCTGCTGCAGGTCGACGACGGGTCCGGCCCGGACCCGAAGGGTTCCGCCCGGAACTGGTACGTGCGGCAGGTCCTGGAGGACCCGGCCGGCGACCGCGACTGGGGGATCGTCGCCGAGGTGGACCTCGACGCCTCCGACGAGGCCGGCACGGCCGTCCTCCGCGTCGCGGGCCTCCTGCGCCTCTGA
- a CDS encoding aminotransferase class V-fold PLP-dependent enzyme, whose product MRTVTLTWALDPSVRHLNHGSFGAVPQPALDAQSAYRDLMEGAPVRWFVGVPDRIAAARERVAPHLRVDADDLAFVPNASAGATVVFSSLRAEAGGEVVVTDHGYGAVTMGAQRFARRWGCTVRTAHVPLAAGPQEAAEAVTAEFSDRTVLVVVDHVTSPTGRFLPVDRVSAAARARGIPVLVDGAHVPLMLDDPLAGVDCDVWVGNLHKFGCAPRGSGVLVARGPLRGELDPLVDSWGVGKPYPANFDEQGTQDFTSWLAAPDALDAVEREIGWERVRADASELVERAADLVADAFAARTGQDHRVEVGTPAVPFRLVRLPGRLGFGPGGGNALRDRVLAEFSVECAFTAFGDEAFLRLSAHAYNTLDDYADFADRCVPALVEWSRDPA is encoded by the coding sequence ATGCGCACCGTGACGCTCACCTGGGCCCTCGACCCGTCCGTCCGGCACCTCAACCACGGCTCGTTCGGCGCCGTCCCGCAGCCCGCGCTCGACGCGCAGAGCGCGTACCGCGACCTCATGGAGGGCGCGCCGGTGCGCTGGTTCGTCGGGGTTCCCGACCGCATCGCGGCGGCGCGGGAGCGCGTCGCGCCGCACCTGCGGGTCGACGCGGACGACCTCGCGTTCGTGCCCAACGCCAGCGCCGGCGCGACGGTCGTGTTCTCCTCGTTGCGGGCCGAGGCCGGTGGCGAGGTCGTCGTCACCGACCACGGGTACGGCGCGGTGACGATGGGCGCGCAGCGCTTCGCGCGGCGCTGGGGGTGCACGGTGCGGACGGCGCACGTCCCGCTGGCGGCCGGCCCGCAGGAGGCGGCCGAGGCGGTCACCGCGGAGTTCTCCGACCGGACGGTCCTCGTCGTCGTCGACCACGTCACGTCCCCGACGGGCCGGTTCCTCCCGGTGGACCGGGTGAGCGCCGCGGCTCGGGCCCGCGGCATCCCCGTCCTCGTCGACGGCGCGCACGTCCCGCTCATGCTCGACGATCCCCTCGCGGGCGTCGACTGCGACGTGTGGGTCGGGAACCTGCACAAGTTCGGCTGCGCGCCGCGGGGTTCGGGGGTGCTCGTCGCCCGCGGTCCGCTGCGCGGAGAACTCGACCCGCTCGTCGACTCGTGGGGCGTCGGGAAACCGTACCCGGCGAACTTCGACGAGCAGGGAACGCAGGACTTCACGAGCTGGCTCGCCGCCCCCGACGCCCTCGACGCGGTCGAGCGCGAGATCGGCTGGGAACGCGTCCGCGCCGACGCCTCCGAGCTCGTCGAACGCGCCGCGGACCTCGTCGCGGACGCGTTCGCGGCCCGGACGGGGCAGGACCACCGCGTCGAGGTCGGAACCCCGGCGGTCCCGTTCCGGCTCGTCCGGCTGCCGGGCCGGCTCGGGTTCGGCCCCGGTGGGGGGAACGCGCTGCGCGACCGGGTCCTGGCCGAGTTCTCCGTCGAGTGCGCGTTCACGGCCTTCGGCGACGAGGCGTTCCTGCGGCTGTCCGCCCACGCGTACAACACCCTCGACGACTACGCCGACTTCGCCGACCGCTGCGTCCCCGCCCTGGTGGAGTGGTCGCGCGACCCGGCGTGA
- a CDS encoding aldo/keto reductase produces MQTRTLGRTGRDVGVVGMGCWQIGGSWGTVDEDAALGTLQAAADAGVTFFDTADVYGDGRSEQLLGRFLPTAPEGVVVATKMGRRADPHVAEAYTLDAFRAWNDRSRENLGVDTLDLVQLHCPPSDVLHTDAVFDALDTLVQEGRTRAYGVSVETVAEGLAAVARPHVASVQIILNPLRLKPVTEFLPAAAEAGVGVVVRVPLASGLLTGRIDESTTFPADDHRNFNRNGESFDVGETFAGVPLHAGVAAAKRLAQVAGDTPLAAFTLRWIVEQPGVSVVIPGARSPEQARGNAAAADLPAPTAAQLDAVEEVYRDLVAEHVHHRW; encoded by the coding sequence GTGCAGACGAGGACACTGGGCAGGACGGGCCGCGACGTCGGCGTCGTCGGGATGGGTTGCTGGCAGATCGGCGGCAGCTGGGGGACGGTCGACGAGGACGCCGCGCTCGGGACGTTGCAGGCCGCGGCCGACGCGGGCGTCACGTTCTTCGACACCGCGGACGTCTACGGCGACGGCCGCAGCGAGCAGCTGCTCGGGCGCTTCCTGCCGACCGCACCGGAGGGCGTCGTCGTCGCGACGAAGATGGGCCGGCGCGCCGACCCGCACGTCGCCGAGGCCTACACGCTCGACGCGTTCCGCGCCTGGAACGACCGCAGCCGCGAGAACCTGGGCGTCGACACGCTCGACCTCGTCCAGCTGCACTGCCCGCCGAGCGACGTCCTCCACACCGACGCCGTGTTCGACGCGCTCGACACCCTGGTGCAGGAGGGCCGCACCCGCGCCTACGGGGTGTCGGTGGAGACGGTCGCCGAGGGCCTGGCCGCGGTCGCCCGCCCGCACGTCGCGAGCGTCCAGATCATCCTCAACCCCCTGCGCCTGAAGCCGGTGACGGAGTTCCTGCCGGCCGCCGCCGAAGCCGGGGTCGGTGTCGTCGTCCGCGTCCCGCTCGCCTCCGGGCTGCTGACCGGGCGCATCGACGAGTCGACGACGTTCCCCGCCGACGACCACCGCAACTTCAACCGCAACGGTGAGAGCTTCGACGTGGGGGAGACCTTCGCGGGCGTCCCGCTGCACGCCGGGGTCGCCGCGGCGAAGCGCCTCGCGCAGGTCGCCGGGGACACGCCGCTCGCGGCCTTCACGCTGCGGTGGATCGTCGAGCAGCCCGGCGTCAGCGTCGTCATCCCCGGCGCCCGCTCGCCCGAGCAGGCGCGCGGCAACGCCGCGGCGGCGGACCTCCCCGCGCCCACCGCGGCGCAGCTCGACGCCGTCGAGGAGGTCTACCGCGACCTCGTCGCGGAGCACGTGCACCACCGCTGGTGA
- a CDS encoding GGDEF domain-containing protein — protein MTRPPVGSALLDQVRALERSRGYDLLEQVPHATDLEEQALAVGDLVTAARATLVRADVACSAGALDQASTIVTAALRVAEESGDGELLARTHYIRSLMHLQAGDLAEARWHGVRSLEELPPDAPAWLRAEHLLGLSVVLDRSTDSYENVIAEVLAIAATEDDHWLELFALNNAAWDHVDRGFVDEAVRLAGRMRRVSLQNGLRLRSADLDTIATIEMRAGRLEDAWDTISHAFLPGTPDVGADHEPIVRLTAFRILIGLGRPQEALEQLHLARTVGTERHLPGVLADVEEADATYRAAQGDWEGAYRAHVRFHDEHVRLQGRQDAARAMLAQAQFDAVTARRDRDRFRTLAFTDSLTGLPNRRAVEDHVREVLEGPGPVAVAIVDLDHFKRINDERSHDAGDAVLRDLGHLLTEYVVGSPGKFVARLGGEEFVVVWDGWAAGSVVASAETLRGLVAAHDWYGCTTGLPVTVSIGFASTEESCSTWSDLMARADERLYDAKRGGRNRVVGPAGLLQGQGA, from the coding sequence ATGACGCGTCCGCCGGTGGGGAGCGCGCTCCTGGACCAGGTGCGCGCTCTCGAGCGATCCCGCGGGTACGACCTGCTGGAGCAGGTGCCCCACGCCACCGACCTCGAGGAGCAGGCCCTCGCGGTCGGGGACCTGGTGACGGCCGCCCGCGCGACCCTCGTCCGCGCCGACGTCGCGTGCTCGGCGGGGGCGCTGGACCAGGCGAGCACGATCGTGACCGCGGCGCTGCGCGTCGCCGAGGAGTCCGGCGACGGTGAGCTCCTCGCGCGCACCCACTACATCCGCTCCCTCATGCACCTGCAGGCCGGTGACCTCGCCGAGGCGCGCTGGCACGGTGTGCGGTCCCTGGAGGAGCTGCCTCCGGACGCCCCCGCCTGGCTGCGGGCCGAGCACCTGCTGGGCCTGAGCGTCGTCCTGGACCGCTCCACCGACTCCTACGAGAACGTCATCGCCGAGGTCCTGGCCATCGCGGCGACCGAGGACGACCACTGGCTCGAGCTCTTCGCCCTCAACAACGCCGCGTGGGACCACGTGGACCGCGGGTTCGTCGACGAGGCCGTGCGGCTGGCCGGCCGGATGCGGCGGGTGTCCCTCCAGAACGGCCTGCGGTTGCGCAGCGCCGACCTGGACACGATCGCCACGATCGAGATGCGCGCCGGGCGGCTCGAGGACGCCTGGGACACCATCAGCCACGCGTTCCTGCCGGGAACCCCCGACGTCGGCGCCGACCACGAGCCCATCGTCCGGCTCACGGCGTTCCGCATCCTCATCGGCCTCGGCCGCCCCCAGGAGGCGCTCGAACAGCTCCACCTCGCCCGCACCGTCGGGACCGAGCGGCACCTGCCGGGCGTCCTCGCCGACGTGGAGGAGGCGGACGCGACCTACCGTGCGGCGCAGGGGGACTGGGAGGGGGCCTACCGCGCCCACGTGCGCTTCCACGACGAGCACGTGCGGTTGCAGGGTCGGCAGGACGCGGCCCGTGCGATGCTCGCGCAGGCCCAGTTCGACGCCGTCACGGCCCGCCGCGACCGCGACCGGTTCCGGACGCTCGCGTTCACCGACTCCCTCACCGGCCTGCCCAACCGCCGCGCCGTGGAGGACCACGTCCGCGAGGTGCTGGAGGGTCCCGGGCCGGTGGCGGTCGCCATCGTCGACCTCGACCACTTCAAGCGCATCAACGACGAACGTTCCCACGACGCCGGCGACGCCGTCCTGCGCGACCTGGGCCACCTGCTCACCGAGTACGTCGTCGGTTCCCCCGGGAAGTTCGTCGCGCGCCTGGGCGGGGAGGAGTTCGTCGTCGTCTGGGACGGCTGGGCCGCCGGATCCGTCGTGGCGTCGGCCGAGACGTTGCGCGGTCTCGTCGCCGCGCACGACTGGTACGGCTGCACCACGGGTCTGCCCGTGACCGTCAGCATCGGTTTCGCGAGCACCGAGGAGTCGTGCTCGACCTGGTCGGACCTCATGGCGCGCGCCGACGAGCGGCTCTACGACGCCAAGCGCGGCGGCCGCAACCGCGTCGTGGGGCCGGCGGGCCTGCTGCAGGGCCAGGGCGCCTGA
- a CDS encoding GyrI-like domain-containing protein, protein MHTTLRHDPTVEDRPAVPYLGSRRTVTMTSMHLVADRISGLVDVVLAHDVVPTGPVLLRYEVIDMAHEMVVVAGVPVPEDALDLAARVDDVHRDVLPAGRYVTVVHRGHPDTLVGATADLLAWTQAQGLRFDVRPSPEGEVWGCRVDHYLTDPAEEPRMDLWDTELAFRLAD, encoded by the coding sequence ATGCACACGACCCTGCGCCACGACCCGACGGTCGAGGACCGTCCCGCCGTCCCCTACCTCGGCTCCCGACGAACCGTCACCATGACGTCGATGCACCTGGTGGCCGACCGCATCTCCGGCCTCGTCGACGTCGTCCTCGCGCACGACGTGGTCCCGACGGGGCCCGTGCTCCTGCGCTACGAGGTCATCGACATGGCGCACGAGATGGTCGTCGTGGCGGGGGTCCCCGTCCCCGAGGACGCGCTCGACCTGGCCGCCCGCGTCGACGACGTGCACCGGGACGTCCTGCCCGCCGGGCGCTACGTCACGGTCGTCCACCGCGGCCACCCGGACACCCTCGTCGGGGCCACCGCGGACCTGCTGGCCTGGACGCAGGCCCAGGGCCTGCGGTTCGACGTCCGTCCCTCCCCCGAGGGCGAGGTGTGGGGGTGCCGGGTGGATCACTACCTCACCGACCCGGCGGAGGAACCGCGGATGGACCTGTGGGACACCGAACTGGCGTTCCGGTTGGCCGACTGA